The DNA segment CTTCATCATCGCGGGCGTCATCGTCCTCTACAGCTCGTTCTTCTTCTTTTTCTTCCTCGGTGAACTGCTGTCCGAGTGGCTGATGCGCTGGGCCGCCTTCGGCATCGTGTTCCTGCTCATGCTGGTCACCGCCGGTCTGCTCGGCTTCCTCGGTTACCGGAAGTGGAAGAAAGTCAGGGCTCCGCAGCGCTCCATCGACAGCATCAAGGAGACCGCCGCGGCGCTCAAGCCACGACGGCAGTCCGAGAGCGGCGAGCACGGTACCGGCCTGACCTCGGCCACCGAGTTCCGCTCGCCGGAACGACGCTGACGTCGCGCGGCACGGCCGTGCGAGCCCCCGATCCCTCGACCGTCCGCCTTGCCGGTCCGTGGACACACAGGGACGTCTCGGCGAACGGAATCCGGTTGCACGTCGCCGAAGCCGGATCGGGGCCGATGGTGCTGCTG comes from the Prauserella marina genome and includes:
- a CDS encoding phage holin family protein — protein: MRAVSSPKHQFDDSDGPVPYLPLSEENATAADGQSIGALVKDATQHMSTLFRAEVELVKAETVGEAKKAAKGSAFFIIAGVIVLYSSFFFFFFLGELLSEWLMRWAAFGIVFLLMLVTAGLLGFLGYRKWKKVRAPQRSIDSIKETAAALKPRRQSESGEHGTGLTSATEFRSPERR